One region of Hydrogenobaculum sp. Y04AAS1 genomic DNA includes:
- a CDS encoding radical SAM protein has protein sequence MLRISEYIKTSLEKKVKKPFSGRIVIWNIINSCNLSCIFCYSSAKKAKQPSYFDKNNIKDIVKKLSDLNTKFVVLSGGEPLLYDDIYYVSELLREHGINVSLSTNGLLIDNDNIELIKTHFDYVGISIDGKEKTHDTLRGLNGAYKKSIGSIKLLLENNVKVGIRFTLTNRNFSELLHIFELASSLGVRKLYISHLVNSGRANNDLYVDKKEHKKISEAIILKAMETDLEIVTGNNEQDAIILTEIFKKHFPNHIDYLMENLKNWGGNQSGVRLLNLDYKGYIKPDPFFDYKLAHISDNDLENKLKENPVYKFLNAYPRKITGKCQQCQFINICNGGSRARAFNVYNDYSMEDPSCFI, from the coding sequence ATGTTGCGGATTAGTGAATACATAAAGACATCCTTAGAGAAGAAGGTGAAAAAACCTTTCAGCGGCAGGATAGTAATATGGAATATCATAAACTCGTGCAACCTGTCTTGTATATTTTGTTATTCCTCTGCCAAGAAGGCAAAACAACCATCTTATTTTGATAAAAACAATATAAAAGATATCGTAAAAAAACTATCTGATTTAAATACAAAATTTGTAGTGCTATCTGGTGGCGAACCGCTGTTATACGATGATATATACTATGTTTCAGAGCTTTTAAGAGAACATGGTATAAACGTATCTTTGTCTACAAATGGTCTTTTGATAGATAATGACAATATAGAACTTATAAAAACACACTTTGATTATGTTGGTATAAGCATAGACGGCAAAGAAAAAACACACGATACGCTTAGAGGCTTAAATGGCGCTTATAAAAAATCAATAGGTAGCATAAAGCTCCTTTTAGAAAACAACGTAAAAGTGGGTATCAGATTTACATTAACAAACAGAAACTTTTCAGAGCTTTTACATATATTTGAACTGGCATCGTCTTTAGGCGTTAGGAAGCTATACATATCCCATTTGGTTAATAGCGGTAGAGCAAACAACGACCTTTATGTAGATAAAAAAGAACATAAGAAGATAAGTGAAGCTATTATCTTAAAAGCTATGGAAACAGACCTTGAAATAGTAACTGGAAACAATGAACAAGATGCTATAATCCTTACCGAGATATTCAAAAAACATTTCCCCAACCATATTGATTATCTTATGGAAAATCTTAAAAATTGGGGAGGCAATCAATCTGGGGTTAGACTTCTTAATTTAGATTACAAAGGTTATATAAAGCCAGATCCGTTTTTTGATTATAAACTTGCACATATATCTGATAACGATTTGGAAAATAAACTAAAAGAAAATCCCGTTTATAAGTTTCTCAATGCTTATCCAAGGAAGATAACAGGCAAATGTCAACAATGTCAATTTATAAACATATGCAACGGTGGGTCTAGGGCAAGAGCTTTCAATGTTTACAACGATTATTCCATGGAGGATCCGTCATGTTTTATCTGA
- a CDS encoding cytochrome D1 domain-containing protein: MFYLIFFVSLLIGFVSSFGSQYYVVERSRGSLGVIENREYVGEIKHLGDMNHAIVKYGKCYAYVISRDGVLSKIDPRNNHIVAQTKAGNSSIDFYITKHLIVVANYDPDTVAIFNHNLKLIKSIKTGSRNVGIKVYKHLIFVLLMDKNAILVLDDKNFSKKKVIKNVGVMPFDAILDGDRYIVSFFVNDDIGILDTENMKYRIIHYGTVSKPILKIPHYGLFSMWHGLVFMPLVGERAIGVVNIDKGTLEHKIPLLGYPVFVIVSPKDNLIAVNYSGDNDDYMSFIDPFKMKLIKNMKVARRIMHMRFSKDGRFLYISDYFDNRVKILDTSDFKIIKEITVPQPSGIFRLPERLEECHG, translated from the coding sequence ATGTTTTATCTGATATTTTTCGTTTCATTGCTGATTGGCTTTGTCAGTTCTTTTGGTAGCCAATATTACGTAGTAGAAAGATCAAGAGGATCTCTTGGTGTTATAGAAAACAGAGAATATGTTGGAGAGATAAAGCATCTTGGTGATATGAACCATGCCATAGTAAAATATGGAAAATGCTATGCTTACGTGATTAGTAGAGACGGAGTACTATCAAAGATAGATCCAAGAAATAATCATATTGTGGCTCAAACCAAAGCGGGCAATAGCTCTATTGATTTTTACATAACAAAGCATCTAATAGTGGTGGCAAATTACGATCCAGATACAGTAGCTATCTTCAATCACAATTTAAAGTTGATAAAATCCATAAAAACAGGCTCTAGAAATGTGGGTATCAAAGTATACAAACATCTTATTTTCGTGCTTTTGATGGATAAAAATGCCATTCTTGTCTTAGATGATAAAAACTTCTCAAAAAAGAAAGTCATAAAAAATGTAGGGGTTATGCCGTTTGATGCTATTTTAGACGGCGATAGATACATTGTGTCTTTTTTTGTGAACGATGATATTGGTATATTGGATACCGAAAATATGAAATACAGGATTATACACTACGGAACAGTTTCAAAACCGATATTAAAAATACCTCATTACGGACTATTTTCCATGTGGCATGGGCTTGTATTTATGCCCCTTGTGGGAGAAAGGGCCATTGGCGTTGTAAATATAGATAAAGGGACTCTTGAGCATAAGATCCCATTGCTTGGATATCCTGTTTTTGTAATAGTCTCGCCGAAAGATAATCTTATAGCTGTAAATTACAGCGGAGATAACGATGATTACATGAGCTTTATTGATCCTTTCAAGATGAAACTCATCAAAAATATGAAGGTTGCTAGAAGGATAATGCATATGAGGTTCTCAAAAGATGGTAGGTTTTTGTATATATCTGACTATTTCGACAACAGGGTAAAAATCCTTGATACTTCAGATTTTAAAATAATAAAAGAGATAACCGTACCTCAACCCTCAGGTATCTTCAGATTACCAGAAAGACTGGAGGAGTGTCATGGGTAA
- the cobA gene encoding uroporphyrinogen-III C-methyltransferase, with amino-acid sequence MGKVYLVGAGPGDPELLTLKAIKALERSDVVLYDKLVNKDILSYAKKEAIKICVGKERGFHSIEQDNINDLILEYAHLGYDVTRLKSGDPFVFGRGGEEALFLKNHGVEFEVIPGVTSAVGLPTHAYIPITYRGISSSFAVITGHKENGSLKHINWDKIVGVDTLVFLMAVSSRQEIAKHLIDAGRDPNEPVAFVENGFSQNEKIIITNLKDLLHNNIEVNTPAVMIVGQVVNMRDKLRSMEVALCKC; translated from the coding sequence ATGGGTAAAGTATATTTAGTGGGTGCTGGTCCCGGTGATCCTGAGCTACTTACTCTAAAAGCAATAAAAGCCCTTGAGCGATCTGATGTTGTGTTGTATGACAAGCTTGTAAACAAAGATATACTATCTTATGCGAAAAAAGAGGCAATAAAAATATGCGTTGGAAAAGAAAGAGGATTTCATTCTATAGAACAAGATAATATAAACGATCTTATCTTGGAATACGCACATTTAGGATACGATGTAACAAGGCTTAAAAGCGGCGATCCTTTTGTATTTGGAAGAGGTGGAGAGGAGGCTTTGTTTCTTAAAAATCATGGTGTAGAGTTTGAGGTGATACCTGGAGTCACATCTGCCGTTGGTTTACCTACTCATGCGTATATCCCTATTACCTACAGAGGGATATCATCTTCCTTCGCTGTTATAACGGGACATAAAGAAAATGGTAGTCTAAAGCATATAAATTGGGATAAGATAGTTGGCGTAGATACGCTTGTTTTTTTAATGGCTGTCTCTTCAAGACAGGAGATAGCAAAGCACCTTATAGATGCAGGAAGAGATCCGAATGAGCCAGTTGCGTTTGTAGAAAATGGTTTTAGTCAAAACGAAAAAATAATAATAACCAATTTAAAAGACTTACTACACAACAATATAGAAGTAAATACCCCTGCTGTGATGATAGTAGGTCAGGTGGTAAACATGAGAGATAAATTAAGATCCATGGAGGTGGCTTTATGCAAGTGTTAA
- a CDS encoding Lrp/AsnC family transcriptional regulator, translating to MQVLKQKLIDVIQQDIPIQENPFQWIAEQLNTDLDNVFELLKALKQEGILRQIAPIYDTKSLGYQSGLAAVAVEDNDIEKAVYILNEHPGVSHNYLRNDTFNIWFTIAIPPDSRIGLEETIRILIKEIGTNIKYVILNTKRVFKINTRFMQDAKEMMKREDFVDPKIFSGRLDEIDKYIIRETQYDLPIVDKPFHDIANRLDLGVDILIEKLFKYKEQGIMRRFSGLINHRKAGFNANGMSVWIVPEDKIEEYGKIMASFKGVTHCYERTTNEFWRYNLFCMIHGKDEKEVYDTVYAIQQTLGDKIPFKVLFSSKEFKKTRLRYFEDDYYRWEDRYI from the coding sequence ATGCAAGTGTTAAAACAAAAATTAATTGATGTAATCCAGCAAGATATACCCATACAAGAAAACCCTTTTCAGTGGATAGCCGAACAGCTTAATACGGATTTAGACAATGTTTTTGAGCTTTTAAAAGCATTAAAACAAGAAGGTATTCTAAGGCAGATAGCTCCCATATACGACACAAAATCCCTTGGATATCAGAGTGGACTTGCGGCTGTTGCTGTAGAAGACAACGATATAGAAAAGGCGGTATATATTCTCAACGAACATCCCGGAGTAAGTCACAATTATCTTAGAAACGATACATTTAACATATGGTTTACGATAGCTATACCTCCAGACTCACGCATAGGATTAGAGGAAACAATTAGAATACTAATTAAAGAGATTGGTACAAATATCAAATATGTAATATTGAACACCAAAAGAGTGTTTAAAATAAATACAAGATTTATGCAAGATGCTAAGGAAATGATGAAAAGAGAAGACTTTGTAGACCCGAAAATATTTAGTGGCAGATTGGATGAGATAGATAAATATATAATAAGAGAGACACAGTATGACTTACCTATTGTAGATAAGCCCTTTCACGATATAGCAAATAGGCTTGATTTAGGAGTAGATATCCTGATTGAAAAACTCTTTAAATATAAGGAACAAGGGATTATGAGGAGGTTTTCCGGGCTTATAAATCATAGGAAAGCGGGATTTAACGCAAATGGTATGTCCGTATGGATAGTGCCAGAAGACAAGATAGAGGAATACGGAAAAATAATGGCTTCTTTTAAAGGGGTTACCCACTGCTATGAAAGAACCACCAACGAATTTTGGCGTTACAACCTATTTTGTATGATACATGGTAAGGACGAGAAAGAGGTTTACGATACGGTATACGCTATACAGCAAACTTTGGGAGATAAAATACCGTTTAAAGTATTATTCTCTTCCAAAGAGTTTAAGAAAACAAGGTTAAGATATTTTGAGGATGATTATTATAGGTGGGAAGATAGATATATCTAA
- a CDS encoding bifunctional precorrin-2 dehydrogenase/sirohydrochlorin ferrochelatase, protein MFFPLFVNLKDKDVLVVGAGIVAFRKIEKLIEFKPNITVVAPKAIPEILTLHKEGIIDFRKRKFKKSDLRGKFMVIVAADDIFLQKRIHSYCVKYNIHCNSVDEKNFCTFLFPSIIKRSHLVIAISTSGEAPSISKYMRTKIEKIIPENIEKVLSTVSKLRRQKNLSSSGINDITKKLLEEG, encoded by the coding sequence ATGTTCTTTCCATTGTTTGTAAATCTAAAGGATAAAGATGTTTTGGTAGTAGGTGCAGGTATTGTAGCTTTTAGAAAAATAGAAAAGCTAATAGAGTTTAAACCTAATATAACCGTAGTAGCACCAAAGGCTATACCAGAGATATTAACGTTGCATAAAGAGGGTATTATAGATTTTAGAAAGAGAAAATTTAAGAAATCTGATTTAAGGGGGAAATTTATGGTGATAGTAGCAGCCGATGATATTTTTCTACAGAAACGTATACATAGTTATTGTGTGAAATACAATATACATTGCAATAGTGTGGATGAAAAGAATTTTTGCACGTTTCTATTTCCATCAATTATAAAACGTAGTCATCTTGTTATAGCCATCAGTACGTCAGGAGAAGCTCCTTCTATATCAAAATATATGAGAACAAAGATAGAAAAAATAATACCAGAAAACATTGAGAAAGTTTTAAGCACTGTATCAAAGCTTAGAAGACAAAAGAACCTTTCTTCTTCCGGTATAAACGATATAACAAAGAAACTTCTTGAAGAGGGTTAG
- a CDS encoding metal-sulfur cluster assembly factor, which translates to MEKEIYEALRQVIDPEVGFDVVSLGLIRNIKVENGKVHIVMTLSSPQCPISDVILGWVKESVMNVNGVQDVDIELTFNPPWSIEMASEDIKKALGI; encoded by the coding sequence ATGGAGAAAGAGATCTATGAAGCATTAAGGCAGGTTATAGATCCAGAAGTGGGATTTGATGTTGTTAGCCTTGGACTAATTAGAAATATTAAAGTAGAGAATGGTAAAGTCCATATTGTTATGACACTTTCTTCGCCTCAGTGCCCCATATCTGATGTCATATTAGGGTGGGTAAAGGAATCGGTGATGAATGTAAATGGTGTGCAAGATGTAGATATAGAGCTTACTTTTAATCCACCTTGGAGTATAGAGATGGCCAGCGAGGATATCAAGAAAGCTCTTGGAATATAA
- a CDS encoding Crp/Fnr family transcriptional regulator has translation MNVDIDLLRNVYLFSKVSDENLKKLKSISNIRNFKKGEIVFHEGDKPENIYILLDGLVKVYKLTNKGTEVVITQFKPVSIIGEMANFENISYPATAEFITEGQVLQIDFEAFKREFMTSPEILLSIIKSLLMKIRTLDLFITTNMVMSAEERVAKIIMESPEIFTSLKHSQIASLLNIAPETLSRIISKFKQNGAIHVDEKHRIVVKDIAKLKDVIYNF, from the coding sequence ATGAATGTTGATATAGATTTGCTAAGAAATGTTTACTTATTTAGTAAAGTAAGCGACGAAAATCTTAAAAAACTAAAAAGCATATCAAATATAAGAAATTTCAAGAAGGGCGAGATCGTATTTCACGAGGGAGACAAGCCTGAAAACATATATATATTGCTAGATGGCTTAGTGAAAGTGTATAAGCTTACAAACAAAGGCACAGAAGTCGTAATAACGCAGTTTAAACCAGTAAGCATCATTGGTGAAATGGCAAACTTTGAAAATATATCATATCCAGCTACTGCTGAATTCATAACAGAAGGTCAGGTATTGCAAATAGATTTTGAAGCCTTTAAAAGAGAATTTATGACATCTCCTGAAATATTGTTATCTATAATAAAATCCTTGTTGATGAAGATAAGAACTTTAGATTTATTCATAACTACAAATATGGTAATGAGCGCAGAGGAAAGAGTGGCAAAGATAATAATGGAATCTCCGGAGATTTTTACATCGCTAAAACATTCACAAATAGCTTCTTTACTAAATATAGCTCCAGAAACGTTATCCAGAATCATCTCAAAGTTTAAACAAAATGGAGCAATACATGTAGATGAAAAACATCGCATTGTGGTAAAGGATATTGCTAAGCTTAAAGATGTTATTTATAACTTTTAA
- a CDS encoding cbb3-type cytochrome c oxidase subunit I produces the protein MATSLEDVELKERKRWWLLVWGTAITVVLIFLAFTVYQIKSVPPIPQQVQVQGTNNTLYTKDDLIKGKDYFQEFVLMDNGTILGNGAYTGPDYTAWMLHLLVQSLENIYANEKYHAPYAALLKEQKVDVDYLVKRDLREMSTLKSPVTTVTPEYAKAFEQAKDTIVNFIVNGNPRYAWLGHVVPKDKAEKIVDFVNWTTLSATTDRPDSNITYTNNWPPEPKIGLGLTFDDIWTSLIAFMGTWVASIVVIFLFYEYFEKLENAAKPVAALDIAPLTNMQKKVLKYVPIVPVFFFLQCVFGGYLAHLYADPTHSWLIPQSLLPFNVARQFHINLAVLWIAIGWLTGGLFIAPLASGRKDFKLPILVDILWLALVVVGVGGLIGIYLGTEGYLQNDKLWFWLGSQGREYLELGRIWATGVLIGLVIWFVIVLFTIRQAKKITPSLNVMMWSAFAIAGLYIAALLPFTHTIHNYTIDDYFRWWVVHLWVENTFELFAAGTLAFITVELGLVNQRFANAVMFFEMFLIIGAGTIGTGHHYYWMGEDNFWIMWGSILSSLEPVPLVMLMVEAYREYHHIQNKDKFHFNMTFYWLGMSAFLNWFGAGFYGMFINEPAVNYFTHGTYFVMAHSHVALLGAFGYIAIAFIYFILEYRAAAEGFVWDMKLSKLAFWLITIGICLYTIPTMVVGFHQFKESFDVGYWYARTRSVLEPVHFWMWIRILPDSMVLGGAFLLMVDILYKLFMPIKKIEKAA, from the coding sequence ATGGCTACAAGCTTGGAAGATGTAGAATTAAAGGAGCGTAAAAGATGGTGGCTCCTTGTATGGGGAACTGCTATAACGGTGGTTCTTATTTTTCTGGCTTTTACCGTCTACCAGATAAAATCAGTTCCCCCAATACCGCAACAAGTTCAAGTTCAAGGCACAAACAACACCCTTTACACAAAGGATGATCTAATAAAGGGTAAGGACTATTTTCAAGAATTTGTTCTCATGGACAATGGTACGATACTTGGGAATGGTGCCTACACGGGGCCAGATTATACGGCATGGATGCTTCATCTTCTTGTGCAGTCTTTAGAGAATATATACGCTAATGAGAAGTATCATGCTCCTTACGCGGCTCTTCTAAAAGAGCAAAAGGTTGATGTGGATTATTTAGTAAAACGCGATCTAAGAGAAATGTCTACACTAAAATCTCCGGTTACCACCGTAACACCAGAATACGCTAAAGCTTTTGAACAAGCTAAAGATACCATAGTAAACTTTATTGTAAATGGCAATCCGCGTTATGCATGGTTGGGTCACGTCGTCCCCAAGGATAAGGCTGAAAAAATAGTAGATTTTGTGAATTGGACAACGTTGTCTGCCACTACCGATAGACCAGACAGCAATATCACTTATACAAACAACTGGCCACCAGAACCAAAAATAGGATTAGGTTTGACATTTGACGATATATGGACTTCTTTGATAGCATTCATGGGAACATGGGTTGCGTCTATCGTTGTAATATTTCTTTTCTACGAATATTTTGAAAAGCTTGAAAACGCTGCCAAACCAGTAGCAGCTTTAGACATAGCCCCACTTACAAATATGCAAAAAAAAGTTTTAAAGTATGTGCCTATAGTACCTGTTTTTTTCTTTTTACAATGTGTGTTTGGCGGTTATCTTGCACACTTATACGCCGATCCTACACACAGCTGGTTGATACCGCAAAGCTTACTTCCTTTCAACGTAGCAAGACAGTTTCACATAAACTTAGCTGTGCTGTGGATAGCAATAGGATGGCTTACCGGAGGATTGTTTATAGCTCCGTTGGCTTCCGGTAGAAAAGACTTTAAACTCCCAATTCTCGTAGATATTTTATGGTTAGCTCTCGTTGTTGTAGGAGTGGGAGGTCTAATAGGCATATATCTTGGCACAGAAGGATATTTACAGAACGATAAGCTATGGTTCTGGCTTGGCTCTCAAGGCCGTGAATATTTGGAACTCGGTAGGATATGGGCTACTGGCGTATTGATAGGTCTCGTGATATGGTTTGTCATAGTACTTTTTACCATAAGACAAGCCAAAAAAATCACCCCATCTTTGAATGTGATGATGTGGTCTGCTTTTGCCATCGCTGGACTCTATATAGCAGCTTTACTACCATTTACCCACACTATACATAACTATACGATAGATGACTATTTTAGATGGTGGGTAGTGCATCTTTGGGTGGAAAACACATTTGAGTTGTTTGCCGCTGGGACATTGGCTTTTATAACTGTAGAGCTCGGCCTTGTAAATCAAAGATTTGCCAATGCAGTTATGTTCTTTGAAATGTTTCTAATAATAGGTGCCGGTACTATAGGCACTGGACATCATTACTATTGGATGGGAGAAGATAACTTCTGGATTATGTGGGGAAGTATACTATCTTCACTTGAACCAGTGCCTTTGGTGATGTTAATGGTGGAAGCTTACAGAGAGTATCATCACATACAAAACAAAGACAAGTTTCATTTTAACATGACATTTTACTGGCTTGGTATGTCTGCCTTTTTAAACTGGTTTGGTGCAGGTTTTTATGGTATGTTTATTAACGAGCCTGCAGTTAATTACTTTACACACGGTACATATTTTGTAATGGCACACTCTCACGTTGCCCTTCTTGGAGCATTTGGCTATATAGCTATAGCATTTATATATTTTATCCTTGAATATAGAGCAGCTGCCGAAGGATTCGTATGGGATATGAAACTCTCAAAATTGGCATTTTGGCTTATTACCATAGGTATATGCCTATACACTATACCAACAATGGTAGTAGGATTTCATCAATTCAAAGAGTCCTTTGACGTAGGATACTGGTATGCACGTACCAGAAGCGTATTGGAGCCCGTTCATTTCTGGATGTGGATAAGGATACTTCCAGATTCCATGGTGTTAGGCGGAGCCTTTTTGCTGATGGTTGACATCCTGTACAAACTATTCATGCCTATAAAAAAGATAGAAAAAGCAGCTTAG
- a CDS encoding TetR/AcrR family transcriptional regulator, with protein MPKRTRNRILHEALKIFSNKGIRETTIKDIARAVGITEGAIYRHFDSKEQIVKSLFLNSSQEFYNHLSSALSKAQNFEEALKNLSEAFLNYAFTNPEAFKFINLFHYFKIDYELKLKDGKMPKDVIYEFFKSHEEIGIQPEYATALFIGTLERIFLFYEMGFIDDIEEDIQEKAYRLLLSIFRKTSKEDLS; from the coding sequence ATGCCAAAAAGAACAAGAAACAGGATATTGCACGAGGCTCTTAAAATATTTTCAAATAAAGGCATTAGAGAAACTACCATAAAAGACATAGCAAGAGCGGTGGGCATAACAGAAGGAGCCATATATAGGCATTTTGACAGCAAAGAGCAAATAGTAAAATCTCTTTTTCTAAATAGCTCGCAGGAGTTTTATAACCACTTAAGTAGCGCCTTATCAAAAGCCCAAAACTTTGAAGAAGCTTTAAAAAATCTATCCGAAGCGTTTTTAAATTATGCTTTTACAAACCCAGAGGCTTTTAAGTTTATAAATCTATTTCATTATTTTAAAATAGACTATGAGCTAAAGCTAAAAGATGGTAAAATGCCAAAAGATGTTATATACGAATTTTTTAAAAGCCATGAAGAGATAGGCATACAACCAGAATATGCCACAGCGCTTTTCATAGGCACGTTGGAGCGTATATTCTTATTCTATGAGATGGGTTTTATAGACGACATAGAAGAAGATATACAAGAAAAAGCTTATAGGCTCCTCCTTAGCATATTTAGAAAAACATCAAAAGAGGATTTAAGTTAA
- a CDS encoding tRNA methyltransferase complex GCD14 subunit: MILENDLVTIRYSDRVYIKRVKKGESLNVKSHILKYDDIIGKEEGIFLNGFFVAKPTLEEIVKYGFKRETQIVYPKDAFYTAIKLDIPSCKRILEFGMGSAVMSVIILKTMKEDAILYTHEENQKAYDNAIKNLKTFGFLDDRLKATLANYNDAKYDEGFFDCAFIDTKEPWEYIDKLHKELKPGANVCFLVPTYNQVSKLLESLKDKFFVYEISEILLRKLKPNPDRLRPEDFMPAHTAILIFTRNINHSC; this comes from the coding sequence ATGATATTGGAAAACGATTTAGTTACAATAAGATACAGCGATAGAGTCTATATAAAAAGAGTAAAAAAGGGCGAAAGCCTAAACGTAAAATCTCACATACTAAAATACGATGACATCATAGGCAAAGAAGAAGGCATTTTCTTAAACGGATTTTTTGTAGCAAAACCCACCCTCGAAGAAATTGTAAAATATGGATTCAAAAGAGAAACTCAAATAGTATATCCAAAAGATGCTTTTTATACGGCTATAAAATTAGATATACCATCTTGTAAAAGAATACTTGAGTTTGGTATGGGAAGCGCTGTAATGAGTGTCATTATATTAAAAACCATGAAAGAAGATGCCATTTTATACACCCACGAAGAAAACCAAAAAGCTTACGACAACGCTATTAAAAACTTAAAAACCTTTGGATTTTTAGACGATAGGTTAAAAGCCACACTAGCAAACTACAACGATGCAAAATACGACGAAGGATTTTTTGACTGTGCTTTTATAGACACAAAAGAACCTTGGGAGTACATAGATAAGTTGCACAAAGAGCTTAAACCCGGTGCAAACGTATGTTTTTTGGTACCCACCTACAACCAAGTTTCAAAGCTTTTAGAATCATTAAAAGATAAATTCTTTGTTTATGAAATATCTGAGATATTGCTTAGAAAGTTAAAACCAAATCCAGATAGACTAAGACCAGAAGATTTTATGCCAGCTCATACAGCTATACTGATATTTACCAGAAATATAAATCATAGCTGTTAA
- the accB gene encoding acetyl-CoA carboxylase biotin carboxyl carrier protein: protein MDLEPILALIKALDSSSLQRLKLTSGDFTLELEKGQTYIVEEVPKDTRPLEVSRQKEEVQAPKEEQKSNYHVITSPLVGTFYRAPSPDAPPFVEVGDIVSPGQTLCIIEALKVMNEIESDVRGRIENILVENGEIVEYGQPLFEISPI, encoded by the coding sequence ATGGATTTAGAACCTATACTAGCCCTTATAAAAGCCTTAGATAGCTCAAGTTTACAGAGGTTGAAGCTTACCTCTGGAGATTTTACGTTAGAACTTGAAAAAGGTCAAACTTATATAGTAGAAGAAGTGCCAAAGGATACAAGGCCATTGGAAGTTTCACGGCAGAAAGAAGAAGTGCAAGCACCTAAAGAAGAGCAAAAATCTAACTATCACGTTATCACAAGCCCATTGGTGGGTACTTTTTACAGAGCGCCTTCTCCAGATGCACCACCTTTCGTAGAAGTAGGAGACATAGTATCACCAGGCCAAACCTTGTGTATAATAGAAGCTTTAAAAGTTATGAACGAAATAGAATCCGATGTAAGAGGTAGGATAGAAAATATTTTGGTAGAAAACGGTGAAATAGTAGAATACGGTCAGCCTCTCTTTGAAATATCCCCAATTTGA
- the efp gene encoding elongation factor P: MAEKIDINRIQRDMFIEYKGEPYRVVDYDHVKPGKGQAFVRVKAKNMNTGNAIEITYKSSDSIELADFEQVFAEFSYKDADEYHFLTQNTHEMISINAEDIKEEAKFLKEGMTVVVFIYKNKPIGIELPKAVELEVIETDPGFKGDTAAGGSKPAKLETGAVIQVPFFINEGDIVKVDTRTGQYLERLDRAQKK, encoded by the coding sequence ATGGCTGAAAAGATTGATATAAACCGCATTCAAAGGGATATGTTTATTGAGTACAAGGGTGAGCCCTACAGAGTTGTGGATTACGACCACGTAAAACCTGGTAAAGGCCAGGCTTTTGTCAGAGTAAAAGCCAAAAACATGAACACTGGCAACGCTATCGAAATCACCTACAAGTCCTCTGACAGTATAGAACTTGCAGATTTTGAGCAAGTGTTTGCAGAGTTTTCTTATAAGGATGCAGACGAATATCACTTCCTTACCCAAAACACTCACGAAATGATAAGCATAAATGCGGAAGATATAAAGGAAGAGGCAAAATTTTTAAAAGAAGGTATGACTGTAGTAGTTTTTATCTACAAGAATAAACCGATAGGTATAGAGCTTCCAAAGGCAGTGGAGCTTGAAGTAATAGAAACAGACCCGGGCTTCAAAGGAGATACCGCAGCTGGTGGCTCAAAGCCTGCAAAACTTGAAACCGGAGCCGTTATTCAAGTACCATTTTTTATAAACGAAGGTGATATAGTAAAAGTGGATACGAGAACAGGCCAATATTTGGAAAGGCTTGATAGAGCACAGAAAAAGTAA